The Megalobrama amblycephala isolate DHTTF-2021 linkage group LG7, ASM1881202v1, whole genome shotgun sequence genome window below encodes:
- the LOC125271036 gene encoding uncharacterized protein LOC125271036 — translation MDVAKNIADELNRGRYTENVLKYFFEKPDDYEQALTDSEDDLSDDESSIIRLNNIPNLQLSEDEDEEECIGLASDELDRKISEAISIVTFDGDKDREMVKIRNFDCKCCTRRKENSLHGRQSCSQKLSPDIMYNIRLDSLAAEKEWQDMRIIGHLEANRRTVQTSEMVTSTKKTPTKRKCARTTYFIGGNEICKNTFLFLMGIGKDTLADIVKHYEENGARPRLRKKHSLPRPPARFIRPEDINRVVDFIKNYAEDNAIMLPGRQPGHKDWHVKLLPTHVSKASVWRLYVKSAKELGERAVCKTSFKALWDRLLPHIKSCRPRTDLCWQCQSNNEQLI, via the exons ATGGACGTCGCAAAGAATATCGCAGACGAGctgaaccgtggccgttacaccgaaaatgttttgaagtacttcttcgaaAAGCCGGATGattatgaacaagcgctcactgattctgaagacgatctgagcgacgatgaaagcAGCATAATAAGACTGAATAATATCCCTAATCTGCAACTGAGCGAAGATGAAGACGAGGAAGAATGTATCGGACTGGCGTCAGACGAGTTGGACCGTAAGATATCAGAGGCTATATCGATAGTAACATTTGATGGGGATAAAGACAGAGAAATGGTGAAAATCCGTAACTTTGACTGTAAATGCTGCACGAGGAGAAAAGAGAACTCTCTGCATGGGAGACAGTCATGTAGCCAGAAGCTTTCTCCTGATATTATGTACAACATACGGCTGGATTCTTTAGCTGCGGAAAAAGAGTGGCAGGACATGCGaattattggacatttagaggcaaACAGACGCACAGTGCAAACTTCAGAGATGGTTACATCCACAAAGAAGACAccgacaaagagaaagtgtgcccGAACGACTTATTTCATTGGAGGCAACGAGATCTGCAAGAAtacttttctgtttcttatggg CATTGGCAAAGACACCCTGGCTGATATAGTCAAACACTATGAGGAGAATGGCGCAAGACCACGTTTGAGGAAGAAGCACTCACTGCCACGTCCGCCAGCCAGGTTCATCAGGCCTGAGGATATCAACAGAGTTGTGGACTTCATAAAAAACTATGCAGAAGACAATGCCATCATGCTGCCTGGCCGACAGCCTGGGCATAAGGATTGGCATGTGAAGTTGCTGCCAACTCATGTGTCCAAGGCCTCAGTGTGGCGTCTCTACGTGAAGTCTGCTAAGGAGCTTG GTGAGCGTGCAGTTTGTAAAACCAGCTTCAAAGCACTGTGGGACCGACTTCTCCCACACATCAAAAGTTGCCGGCCACGCACAGATCTCTGCTGGCAGTGCCAAAGCAATAATGAGCAGCTGATATGA